The Strix uralensis isolate ZFMK-TIS-50842 chromosome 16, bStrUra1, whole genome shotgun sequence genome has a window encoding:
- the LOC141950514 gene encoding ATP-sensitive inward rectifier potassium channel 12, which yields MTAGRVNPYSIVSSEEDGLRLTTMPGINGFGNGKIHTRRKCRNRFVKKNGQCNVEFTNMDDKPQRYIADMFTTCVDIRWRYMLLLFSLAFLVSWLLFGLIFWLIALIHGDLENPGGDDTFKPCVLQVNGFVAAFLFSIETQTTIGYGFRCVTEECPLAVFMVVVQSIVGCIIDSFMIGAIMAKMARPKKRAQTLLFSHNAVVAMRDGKLCLMWRVGNLRKSHIVEAHVRAQLIKPRITEEGEYIPLDQIDIDVGFDKGLDRIFLVSPITILHEINEDSPLFGISRQDLETDDFEIVVILEGMVEATAMTTQARSSYLASEILWGHRFEPVLFEEKNQYKVDYSHFHKTYEVPSTPRCSAKDLVENKFLLPSTNSFCYENELAFMSRDEEEEDDDSRGLEDLSPDNRHEFDRLQATIALDQRSYRRESEI from the coding sequence ATGACTGCAGGCAGAGTCAACCCTTACAGCATCGTGTCCTCCGAGGAAGACGGGCTGAGGTTGACCACCATGCCAGGTATCAACGGCTTTGGCAATGGGAAAATCCACACCAGGAGGAAATGCAGGAACAGGTTTGTAAAGAAGAATGGTCAGTGCAACGTGGAGTTCACCAACATGGATGACAAGCCACAGAGGTACATTGCAGACATGTTTACCACATGTGTTGACATCCGCTGGAGGTATATGCTCTTGCTCTTTTCCCTGGCGTTTCTAGTGTCCTGGTTATTGTTTGGGCTGATTTTCTGGCTAATTGCACTCATTCACGGAGACCTAGAAAACCCAGGTGGAGACGATACCTTCAAACCTTGCGTTCTGCAGGTCAATGGCTTTGTGGCTGCTTTTCTGTTCTCCATTGAGACCCAAACGACTATTGGTTATGGCTTCCGCTGTGTGACGGAGGAGTGTCCGCTCGCAGTCTTCATGGTGGTGGTTCAGTCCATCGTGGGGTGTATAATTGACTCTTTCATGATTGGTGCAATAATGGCAAAGATGGCCAGGCCCAAAAAACGGGCCCAGACATTACTTTTCAGTCATAATGCAGTAGTGGCAATGAGAGATGGAAAACTCTGCCTGATGTGGAGAGTTGGGAATCTCCGGAAAAGCCACATAGTAGAAGCCCACGTACGAGCTCAGCTAATTAAGCCCAGGATCACAGAAGAAGGGGAGTACATACCCCTTGACCAAATAGACATCGACGTGGGGTTTGATAAAGGCTTGGACCGTATCTTCTTGGTGTCCCCCATCACCATTCTCCACGAGATCAACGAAGACAGCCCCTTGTTTGGGATCAGCCGTCAGGACTTGGAGACAGATGACTTTGAGATCGTAGTCATCCTGGAAGGCATGGTAGAAGCTACCGCTATGACGACGCAAGCTCGGAGCTCCTACCTAGCCAGCGAGATCCTCTGGGGCCACCGCTTCGAGCCAGTCTTGTTCGAGGAGAAAAACCAATACAAAGTAGACTATTCCCACTTCCACAAAACCTACGAGGTCCCATCCACCCCCCGTTGCAGCGCCAAGGACTTGGTGGAGAACAAATTCCTGCTGCCCAGCACCAACTCCTTCTGCTATGAGAACGAGCTGGCCTTCATGAGTCGCgacgaggaagaggaagatgatgacaGCCGGGGTTTGGAGGACCTGAGCCCGGATAACAGGCATGAGTTCGATAGGCTTCAAGCCACAATAGCATTGGATCAGCGGTCGTACAGGAGGGAGTCAGAAATATGA